CTCCAAAATATTGGAATACAAATCAGAGCTAGACCAGTTCCATACCTGTTAGCTCTCAAAAATTAACGAATAGAGGGCGTTGTTCCTGAACGGCAATTCAGGCAACGTCCTTGTTCGCGTTTCTACTAATAATATAACACCAAAAATCCTAGGTCTACTCAAGCGTCTACTCAACCTAAGTACCATAACGTTATGATAGAATCTGAATGTGAAAGCCCAAGAATCAGCTTAGATACTTTCTTCTAAGTCCTGTACTGCATACATTGCAGCAATCCCTTGCAGGGATTGAAATATGGTTCTTAGCTTGAGAGCTTTCATACCTTCTTCCTTCTTGGATGAATGAATCCCTATCAGGGATAGACAACTTACCCTAAACCTCATGTAAGCAGGAGTCCTACCTGACTAGAGGCAAGATACAATCGGTATAGGAGAGGATTGAGGAGAGCGCGATCGCAATAGGCTATCTCTCTCCATTCCGGCAGAAAACCCACAAATAACAGCAAGCTACAGTCTATTGGATTGAACAAAGCAAACAGCTGAGACGGCAATTGAATTGCATCGATCTCAGCTATAGCAATGCTAGAAAGTCAGGTTAAGATTTAGTAACCCAACAGTAGCGAGGGTTGTGTTGGGTTTCGTACCTCAACCCAACCTACGCGACTCTCTTGATTGTCAGTCAACCGGGGCTTAATGTTCAACTCGTCGCGAAGGAAAAATTCCTTTGATTTTGGCGTTGTAAACTTTGCCGACTGAGGCTGATTTTCGGAAATCTTCCCAAGTGTCGATATCGACATCGCTATACTGATAAACTGAACCATTGCGGAAGGCAACTTGCAAAGTTTGTCGGTCTAGATCGTAGCCAATGGCAGAAGCCATTCCCGAACGAACTGGCAGCATCGGAATGTCCGCGTCTTCGGGTTCTGATTGCTCTAGTCGTTCGACTTCTGCGGCGGCTTCAATGATATTGTCGGTGGCAATGGCATCAATAAATTGTAAGCCTTGATAGGCGTAAACAGGTGCAGGAATTTCTAAATACTCAATCGTTTCTCCTCGGTCAATTAAGAGTGTAAGCTGGTCATTTTCATGACCGATCGCCATAATATTACTTAAGTCAAGCTTGGTTAATTTCATGCTTAAAACTCCTGGCTGGATCGACCCGTTTCTAGGGAAGAATTGCTGGCTGCCAAGGTTGAGTTGAACAGCCAACAATTTAGTTTTTCCTGCCCATCTATTAACTCTATTATAGCGCGTGTTGAAATTTAATTCAACTCAAAAGCCAAAAAAAGAGGGCGATCGCCCAATCGACTGACTCAACCGCTGAAAGCCCCATGCGGTGGTAGGTTAGGTTTCGCAAGGCTCAACCCGGCGATCGCTTCCCCCAAAAAAGACCCCCTTGACAGGAGGCAAATAATGTGTATGAGAGTTTTGAATGAATTGAGGCGTCTAGTTGAAGTAATTAGCTTCAGCTTCTAACAAGCGAATGAGAGTTTCGTCACCTTTAGCACGAGCAACTTCGAGTCGGTGCTGCAATGCTTTTTGAATATTCTCCCGGTGGGCTTGTGTCGTTTGTTTTTGGGCTTGATGGCGATTTCTATTCATAATGAGTTGCTGAATATGTTGAAGTCTTCACGAATCTAAGGCCGTTTCTCCTATAATAGCCTGCGGGGAAAAATCTGTAATCAAAGTTACAGAATTTTAAGGATTCGCGGGTAAAGTCTGCAAATCCTGAGATTAGCGATCGCCGCTATTAACTCGCGGTGGTGAGTCAACAGAAGGGAAAGTCAGGAGCGGTGCTTGGGTTAAATGTCCAAGCTGAACCTCTTGGAGCAGTTGTCCCCATTCTGCATTGAGGCGCACATCTCTCGGTTGAGTGCGACGTAGATCGATTAAGCTGTTGAGGCGATCGTACCAAAGCTTTTCTTGGGTGTAGATCGCCACCTTTTCGCGATCGCTAGCCGTTTGCAAGCGTTGCTGCAAGTCCTGAGAGGGTTCAACGCGCCGCACCCAACCTTCAACAAAGCTATCTTTAGTGCCTAAGCTCAGATCGCAGATGATTTGGACATACCATTTATAGTTCTGACCAACTTCGAGCGGCGGATAGTTTGCACCCTTCGGAAAACTAAATTCAATAATCCCAGAACCGACCTTTTGCAGAACAATGGGGGGATAGAGGAGCGTTCCGTTTTGAGTCTCCAGTCCAATTTCTACAGCATCAGCTTTATTGGCGGGTAAATAGACTGAAAAGGTCGGGACTTCTGCAAGCGTGGTTCCCACATTGTTTGGGGGAGTAATGGCGATAAACTCTTGAGGGTCGCTTAAGCACGGTCCGCGAGTTCCCCCTCCTACCCGTCGTCCGGGTAAACCAACATCGGGAAGGTTATCAACTTGAGCCATTCCCGGTAAAGGACTCGTGCTGAGGATAACGCTACAGAGCGAGAGGAGACTAATAGCAAGGGTCTGAAAACGAGAAGTCGTGGAGAACATAGGTTTTATGGGTGTACCACGGAAAAAACTCTAAAGTCCTTCAAAAGCAGGTCAGGAGCGTTTAGAGGTCTATGATGACTAGATTCAAGAAGTTGCAATAAGGTTTCTGAAATAGCAGACAGTTTAACAATTGTCACAATTGTCACTGAGATTGGAGCCAGAGGAGGTGCCAGAAGTCTGAGATGAAAACACCTAAAATTATGACGCTTTTGAGCGATTTTGGCAGGGTCGATCCTTACGTGGGGGTGATGAAAGGTGCGATCGCGCGCATCAATCCTAACTTAACCGTCATCGATCTCACCCACGATCTTCCCCCTCAGAATCTTCAGGCGGCGCGGTTTTGTCTGCTGAGTAGCTATGCTTACTTTCCCCAAGGGACAGTCCATGTTGCAGTAGTCGATCCAGGGGTGGGAAGTTCGCGTAGAGCGATCGCGCTGCAACTCCCGGATGCTTTCCTCGTCGGGCCGGA
This Desertifilum tharense IPPAS B-1220 DNA region includes the following protein-coding sequences:
- a CDS encoding DUF928 domain-containing protein, whose protein sequence is MFSTTSRFQTLAISLLSLCSVILSTSPLPGMAQVDNLPDVGLPGRRVGGGTRGPCLSDPQEFIAITPPNNVGTTLAEVPTFSVYLPANKADAVEIGLETQNGTLLYPPIVLQKVGSGIIEFSFPKGANYPPLEVGQNYKWYVQIICDLSLGTKDSFVEGWVRRVEPSQDLQQRLQTASDREKVAIYTQEKLWYDRLNSLIDLRRTQPRDVRLNAEWGQLLQEVQLGHLTQAPLLTFPSVDSPPRVNSGDR
- a CDS encoding KTSC domain-containing protein, whose product is MKLTKLDLSNIMAIGHENDQLTLLIDRGETIEYLEIPAPVYAYQGLQFIDAIATDNIIEAAAEVERLEQSEPEDADIPMLPVRSGMASAIGYDLDRQTLQVAFRNGSVYQYSDVDIDTWEDFRKSASVGKVYNAKIKGIFPSRRVEH